The following DNA comes from bacterium.
CAAGGCCCTGGCCGTCAAAGGAGAGATCCAACTGGCAAGCCTGTAAAGGCTTCCAGCTGCCTGAGGGGTTTGAAAGGATGCTGGAAGGAATGGCCTCTGGGATCCAGGCCAGTCCCCAAAGATTTCATGGGTGGGCCCCAGGGCTTGCGCTTAAGTGTTTGAGAGGCCCTACGGGGGTGGGCCCAAGGTTTTTAGCCACAGGATCCAAATGATTTGGCCAAGTGTTCCTGAGAGTTCTCAAGTGATGGAAAGGTGCCATGGGATTGGTACCAGGGTTGATTCCTCTGAGTGCTTATGCTAATAGTGACCGGGCTTGAAGGGGTATCGGGCAGTGCGAATCGGAGTTATCTCGGACAGTCATTTGAAGGTTGTCCATGAAGATTTCATGTATGGTCTTAGGAAGGCATTCCATGGGGTGGATTTGATCTTCCATTGCGGAGACTGGGTCTCCAGAGCTGTCTTGGAGGCCATGGTCGGCCAGGGTTGGGAGGTCATAGGTGTGGCGGGGAACATGGATCCTCCTGAAGTATATTGTGAGGTTCCTGTGAAGAGGGAGTTGGAGTTGGAGCAAAGGAGAATCGGCCTGCTCCATGGATGGGGTGCGCCTGAGGGTATAGAGAAGAGAGTGATCGCGGCTTTTCCAGGGGTGGAGCTCATTGTGTTTGGTCATACCCACAGGCCACTTTGGACAAGGTTGGGAGATGTCTGGTTGTTCAATCCTGGTTCTGCGGCCGGATGGGGCAACCCTCAGGGCCCGACCGTGGGTATCTTGGACGTGGGAGAAGAGATCAGGGCCAGCATAGTGCCCCTGAGGGGGGAGGCTCAGTGAGCCAGCCCAGGGAAACTTCGGGAAAGATCTTGTGGGCGCCTTGGAGGGCCTGTTACGTACAGGAGAAGAAAAGAGGCGGCTGCGTGTTTTGTCAGGCCCTGGAAGAGGTGCAAGAATCTGAAAGCCTGGTACTTAGAGTGGCGAGGCGGGTGTTTGTCATGATGAACCGTTACCCCTATGCCCATGGCCACCTGCTGGTTTCCCCACTTAGGCATGTGCCGGATCTGGAAGGTCTCACCAGCGAGGAGGCTGCAGATCTCATGGAGGAGACCCGCTTGGCCACCAGGGTCCTGACCAGAGTCTTGAATCCCGAGGGTTTCAACGTGGGGATCAACCTGGGCAAGGTGGCTGGCGCAGGTTATGCGGGCCATCTCCATGTACACGTGGTGCCCAGATGGAACGGAGATCTGAACTTCATGCCCATTCTGGCCGACGTGAGGGTCATCTCCGAGCATCTTCAAGACACATATTTCAAGCTAAAGAGGGAGTTCACCAACTTAGGGAAGGAGGATCCCAAATGATGAGAGTCCTCCGGAGTGTTTTGTTGGTAGTGTTGATAGGTTTGATGCTGGTATTCGTGCTGCAAAACAGCTCGGAGCTGGTCAGGCCAGTGGAAATAAAACTGGACTTGTTCATAAAGGACCTCTCCCCGGGCCCCATCCCCCAATATGGGCTTGTACTGGGTGCTTTGCTGGCAGGAGTGCTGATAGGAGGGATTTGGGGGCTGCTTCAGCAGCTGGGGCTAAGATCAAGGCTGAGGGAAGCCAAGAAGCTGCTCAAAGAAAGGGAAAGCGAACTGGATTCATTGCGCAACCTGCCTGTGGTAGAGACTTCTTCACTTCCTGTTGGTTCCCAACCGGGGACAGGGCTGGGGAAGTGACCTGATGATCCTGGAACTCCTCATAGGGATTGCCGGATTGCTGGTGGGCTTGGGTTTGGGCCGGCTGGGATTGGGCCGGTCCATGAGGAGCTCTGGAGAGCAGCTTGCCCAGGAGGGGCTCGCCTATATACGTGGGGTGAATTTTCTGTTGGCCAAGCAACCCGAGCAGGCCATAGCCGAGTTCGTAAAGGCTGTGAAATTGAATTCCGAGACAGTGGAAGCCTACTTGGCCTTGGGTAACCTCTTTCGCAGCCAAGGGGATGCGGCTCGGGCAGCCAGGGTTCATCAGTCAATAACCTGTAGACCAGGTCTTCCCCAAAGAGTGCTGGTGCAGGCCTTGTACGAGCTGGGTCAGGACTACAAGGCCTGTGGGCTGCTGGAAAAGGCCAAGACAGCCCTGGAGGAAGCCCTGGGCAAAGACCCCAAGATGCTCCAGGGCTGGTTGTTGCTCCAGGAGGTGCAATCCGAACTGGGTCAATGGGAGGAGGCGCTCAAGAGTCAAGAAAAGATTTCCAAGCTGCAAAAGAAGGATGACTCAAGTGCGGTTGCCCACCTTTGGGCGGAGCTGGGCAAGGCCCAGCTGGGAAAAGGAGATCGCAAGGCAGCAAGGTCTTCCCTTAAGAAAGCCATATCCACCAATGAGCTTTGCCTGGAGGCTTATCTCTATCTTGGAGACCTTTATGCCGAGGAAGGGGCGGATCCCAAGGCAGTGGCCATGTGGAGGCGAATCCTGGATCTTGCTCCCGAGTTTACGTTTCTGGCCTATGACAGACTGGAACATGCTTTTTTCCGTATGGGGCAGGTCAGCGGGCTGGAGATGCTTCTTCGCAACCAAAAAGATACGGACCCTTTCTCTCGGCTTTACCTGGCCCGGCACCTGCGAAAAAAAGGAGAGTTGAAGGAGGCCACCCACATTCTTGAGAGTTTAATCCAGGAAAAACCCAACTGGTCAAAGGCCAGAAGAGAGCTGATTCAGATCTATGTGGACCAGGGCTTGCAGGAACAGGCCCTTGAGGAATGCAAGACTCTGGCTTTCTGTTGGGAGAGTGAAGGGCCTGGATTCAAGTGCTCGCAATGTGGGCACCAAAGCCATGAGCTTTCCTGGAGATGTCCAGGCTGCAAGAGGTGGGACACTTTGCGCCCACAGGAGGAATCAGATTGGCATGTCCGAGAGCAGGACTCAGCCCTGTCGGGAAGCTCGGTTCCTTCTGGACGGGAGCCTAGGCAGGTTGGCCAGAAACCTGAGAATGTTCGGGTTGGATGCTGAGCTCCTGGACAGCTCCCTCAGCACTCTTGTGACAGTGGCCATGGAACAAGGGAGATGCTTGATCACCAGGCGAGGCAAATCAAACCATAGCAAGTCCTGGCCGGTACCGGTAATGGAAATTTTGGATGAATCCCCTGAGGCACAGCTCATACAGGTCCTAAAGAGCCTTCCCCAGCCAGTGCCCAAGTCGAGGTGGTTTCGGCGCTGCCTTTTGTGTAACACCAGGCTCAAAGACATATCCAGAGAGGAAGCAGCTTTCAGGGTGCCTGATCATGTGGCATTGTCCCACGTGGATTTCAAGAATTGCACGGCTTGCGGCAGAATCTATTGGCCCGGTACCCACAGGGAAAACATGTTGAAAAATATGCAGAGATGGTGCCTGGAAGCCTGGGGGGTTGTTCCCCAGGATTGAGGGGCCTTTGCTGGAATCAGTAAGGCCTGAAGCCATATTGGGATGAGGTAGGACAGCTCTTTTGGAGTGTAAGTTTGGCGCGAGGATGCAAAAGTGGGTTATTTGCACTTAGAGTAAGAATAAGACCTCAATTTCACTAGATCTAAAAGGGCATATGGGTTTCCATGAGATTGCCTGAGAGGACTGGCTATGAGATACGCTGGTAAGGATTCTGCCTGGCATGGCCAGGAAGGAAATGCTTTGAGCCTTCCCGAGCGCGGGAGAAAAAATGCTGGGGACCCTCTGGAAGAGACAAGGGCTGCCCTGGCTTCTGCCAGAAGAAGGGAAAGCCGGCTTCTAAGGAGGTTGGGCCGCAAGGCCATGGAGGCCTTGGCAGAAGGCCGGTTTCTGAGTCCCAAGGACGGTCACATCAAGCTGATGATGGAGGATTTGACAAGGGTCCAATCCGAAATAGCCTGTCTTGTGGACAGGCTCAAACGGGCCAACCTGTCTCCTTTTTCAGAAAAGAACCTGTACCCTCCTCCACCAGGAAGCGATACTCACTTTCCGTTCAGCCGTTAAATTTGACTTCTTCCGGCCCATCCCGGCTAGGGCAGGACCTCTTCTCTTGTACAGGACTTTCACAGACAGATTTCGGGAATGGGTGTAATTGGTTGTTATCAAGGAGGAATCATGGATTAAGCTTGTAGAACCCACCTCTCCTCGAAGCTGTAGCCCAGGGCTACCGCAAACTTTTTACCCAAATCAGCTCAAAGCGGTTTTGGGTAAAATGTTCGGCCTTCCCTACTTGGATGCGGAGGCCCGCTTTTATGGGGAAGGCCATTTTGGGATTCCAGATGCTCCTTTCAACAGAGGCCACGGTACCTTAATCCTGCGGTTTCACATCGGGGTCTAGTTCGGCCGCATTCCTCATAAGCTGCTGTATTTCCCTGTGATAGGCAAGATACCTCTTCAGTGTCTTTTCGTTCTTTCCATACTTGGGATACTTCTCCAGGATCTCCTCGAACCCCTCCTCTGCCTCTTTTTCGGAGCGCATTTCCACGATTCGGTCAGTTATTATGTCTACAAGCCTGTCAGCATAGATCACTATGCGTTCCTCGATAGCCCTTGGAGTATAATCCTTGACCGGCAATCCCAGCTCCCTTGCTTCTTCCTCTGTCAATCCGCCGCGAATATGTTTCTCCATGATATCTTTTACTGTCACCGGGAGTCCCAGGCTCTCACCTATTTGCGCCCCGATCTTTCCGTGGTCTATTTGGTGGCTCCTTGCCTTGCCCAGGTCGTGGAAAAGTGCTCCCCGCCCGACCAGTTCCATGTCCATGGGTACCCCTGTCCTCTCGGCTATTTCAAGGGCCTTTCTCGCAACCCTGACAGAATGCTCTATGTCTTCATCCGAAACCCCTGCTCTTCTCAAAAGGTCAATGTCTCTGTCTTGGATGTTGTATATCATTAGTCCCTCCTTTTGTTGGCGATCATCTTTTCCCAAGGGCTAACATCTTTCAGTGGTTCCTAGGCTCCCATATGATTCCTGATCCCCGGGTAATCCCTCAAATGGAGATCACACCCGTCAGATATGCAGCCAGGCCCAGGCCCCCTGAACATAAGATGGCCATCACTATGCCCAGGCCTGCCCATTGGATGGCCAGGAATGTTGCCAGCCCAACAACTGTTCCAAACCAGTTCAAGCCACCTTCTGGCGGGAGAAGAACGTGCATTCCGAACCAGACTGCCAGGTTGAGCACGACCCCCACGACTGCGGCTGTGATACTGGAGAGTATTGATGTGAGCCTTGGATTTCCCCGTAGCCTCTCCATGTAAGGAGCGCCCATGAATATGAAGAAGAAAGAGGGGAGAAAGGTGAAGTAGGTGGCTGCAAGGGAGCTAAATACCGCAGCCGCCACAGGGGAAAAAGATCCCGGCATGTTCCATCCGGCCAGGAAACCAACGAACTGCACGACCATGATGAGAGGGCCCGGCGTGGTCTCCGCTAGCCCTAGGCCATCCATCATTTGGAGTCCGGTCAGCCACCCGTAGTGCTCCACCGCCTTCTGTGCCAGGTACGCCAATACCGCGTATGCCCCTCCGAACGTGAGAAATGCCGCCTGAGTGAAGAAGAGCCCAACGTCTTTCAGAACAGGCATCGATTCCAGTTTGGCCAGGATCAGCATTGGAAGTGCCCACAGAGCCCCGAAGCTCACAAGGAGGAGAAGCCCCCGGTTTCGGGAGGGGTTGATGTGGCATGCGAGGGGATCCTGGCAGATCTGAACCACCCCCTGTTCTGAGTCGACGGCCGTGTGCTGCCTCATTATCTGAAACCGTGTGGGAAGGAGGATTCCTCCCAACAGCCCCACTAGCCCGGCCCCTAAGACAATAGCGGGAAAGGGCAGCTTGAGTAAAAAGATACCTGCGAAGGAGAGGGCAGCCAGGGAAAACATGATGGGATTCTTTAGAGTTTTTTTCCCGATACGGATCACTGCAGCCAGCACTACTGCCATGACAGCGGGTTTGAGACCCGCGAAGATGGCAGCGATGCCGGGGACATTACCGTGGAGTACGTAGAGATAGCTCAACCCAAAAAGTATGAACATGGACGGTATGATGAAGAACGAGCCAGCGATGATGCCTCCGCGAATTCCGTGGAGCAGCCAGCCGATGTACGCAGCCAGTTGCTGTGCCTCCGGCCCGGGAAGTAGCATGCAGTAGTTGAGTGCGTTGAGAAAACGGCCCTCGCTCACCCAGCGCCTCTTTTCCACCAGTTCCTGGTGCATGATGGCGATCTGGCCGGTGGGACCGCCAAAATTGATGAAGCCCAGCTTAAGCCAGAATCTTACTGCCTGAGCGAACGATGGGTGTGGGATCTTCTCCTGCTGTCCGTTTTTGCGTTCCTCAGCCCTGTTTTCTGCCAGATCTTTCATCTTCCATTCCCTCCACGTCTTGTTCCTGTGGCGGGCAGTCCAATGATGATTCTCATTTCTGTTCTTCAAGGTCTTTTTCTCTCAGACAAAAGCTTCAGAAGACCTTCCCTCTTTTTGGCTTTCATCCCCAAGAGAAATACCGGAATCGCCCCGAGGAGCAGGGCCGATATTATCGTGAAACACACACCATAACCCCATGGGGCGATGAGCACTCCGGCCACAATTGGCCCTGAGGCATGACCGATGTCGAAGATGGTCCCAAAGGTCCCCATGGCAGTCCCCAGATGTTTCTCCTTGCAGAGATCCGCGACTAGCGCGGCAGCCGAAGAGGTCACGAAGGCTTCACCCAGTCCAAAAACAACCGCAGCCAGCAATAGGTTGGGAAAGCTCATAAGCATGGGAATGCATGCCAGGGAACTCGCGCATAGGATCATCCCCAACACAATCACCGGCTTCCGGCCATATTTGTCTGAGGTCTTTCCCATGAGAGGTTTGGAAAGGATCGTAGCCAGGACCTGGATCCCCCATAGAAGACCTGCCTGAAACTCATTTAGGCCTGCCACTGTGACTGCGTAGACCGGCAGGAAGGCCTCCAGCGCCCCCATGCTCATGTTCTGAAGCCCCTCCATGCTTGAGGCCAGAAGTACCCGCCTGTCGCTTATAACTTCCCGTATCCCTGAGGAGAACCTTCTGACATGACTTCGAAGGCTCCCCCCACCGCGTGCAGCATCCTCTCCCTTGAGAAACTTGAGTCCCAGGAGCAAGGAGCCTACCCCAAGGACACCGCTCAGGAGGTACACCGCGTGGAATTCTTCAATCCCCGGGGCCCCCGAGGAGGCCAGACCATAAAGCAACAGTCCTCCAACTGGCGCCCCCATAAGGTTCCCCGTGATGGTGAGGGAAGAGAACCACGAGAGCATCTCTCCCCTGCGGGTGCCGGCCACATCGGCGATGACCGCCATGGATACGGGCCCATAGACGGCTGTGGCGAACCCGTGGAAGAAACGAACGATCAGAAGTGGAGTGTAGTCCTGTACCAGGAGATAGGTAAAGGGCATGACCGCAAAGACCAAGAGGCCGGCGATCATGGTGCTTCGCCTTCCGATCAGGTCAGAAAGTGCCCCAGAAGGAAGCTTGAAGAAAATGCCTGTGATTGTGGAGATCCCTACTACCATCCCGATGGCCTCGGGCCCTGCCCCAAGATGAAGGGCGAAAAGTGGAAGCACAGGGGTCCTGGCCAGGGCGTAAGAGAACCTGGCCAGGAAGCCCACTGCGCTCAGGCCGATGATTGCGCGCCAAAGATCCATGCCATCTCCTACTTCGCAGGGACCTTTCGGTCGAAGTATATGCTCTTGCCGCTTATGTTGATGGGGATACCCATGGCCACCTCGGCCTGAATGTAGCCCAGTTCCCTGGCCGCAGCCCCCACCCGTTGTTGGACCCTGTTGTCCACATTGAGGAGCCCGGCAGTCTTGGCAGCAGAAACTAGGGCAGCGCCCATATCCATCATGCGCATGACACAGTGGGGACCCGTGTACCCCATCTCTTTCCGCCTCATCTGGCGCTGCTTGGTGAACTCCGCACAAGTGGAGAACCCACACCCTCCACAGTCATAGCCGGCCGCTGCGGATTCCTTGAGTCCAACGAGAAGAAGCGCCTGGGAGCCTTCGATATTCGCGGCATCCCTCAGCCAAAACGGTTCGTTGGTGCTCCTGGGCGCATGGGCCTTCATGGTCTCTGCTATGTTCTTGAGATCCTCCTCTTCCGTGATGGCCACGATCTCTAGGAAGTCCTTGCCTCCAGCCTTGGGGGCCGTCCTGGCCGATGCAGCCATCAAACCCACAACCATATGAGCTACCTCTTTCATGGCTCAACCTCCTTGTTTGAGAAAAAATAGTAACCATGGTTACAGTATATTTGAGGCCTGGGTCTTGTCAATTCCCAAAGGACTAATCTTTTTGTCTTGGCTTGTCATGGATCCAAGACCCATGGGCAGCCCGCCCGTATAGGGCTTGACAGCTACCTTATCCTGGCAAATATAACTACAGTTACTTATGCTATGACCGGGTCACAGGGGCTTTTTCAAGAAAGGACTCCCATGAAGTGGCTGATACTCGTGTACAGGTTGCCACGGTCCAAGACGACAGCGACCAAGGTCGGCACGTGGCGGAAGCTGAGGAAGCTGGGTGTATTCCCTTTGCAGGATTCTGTCTGCGTTCTGCCTAGTTCCGAGAAGACCCTCCACAGCTTGGATTGGCTGGCAGCAGAGTTGCGCGAGTTGGGAGGAGATGCTTCGCTGTGGGAAGCGGAGGCGCTGACCGAGTCTCAGGAAAGAGATCTCAGGGAGTATTTCCTAGAGCAGGTGAACATTCATTACAGGAAGATCATGGAGGAAGCGGCCAAGGCAGAGAGCATCCAGGAGATCAAGTCTCTCTGGATGCGATTTCACAGGATAAAGGATCAGGATCACTTGAAATCACCCCTTTCCATACAGGCCGAGGCAGCCTGCAAGGCGCGGGCAGCGGATCTGGCAAGAGAGGAGGAGCCAAAGTGAAGTGGGTCACATGGGAAAAAGTCGGCATCGATCGAATAGCCTGTGCGTGGCTAATTCGAAAGAGGATAGATCCTCACGCCGAGTTTCTTTTCATCAAGAGGGGAGAGGACTACAAGGGCCTTGACGCCATCCCCTTTGATATCCCAGGGGCCAATCTCAGTCACAAAAGGGGGAAGTGCTCCTTCAGCACCATCCTCAAGGAGTACGGCATCGAGGACAAGTTCTTGGAGCAGATTGCCAAGATCGTCAACGGAGCCGACACCTTGAGCGATCTGCTCCCACCGCCGGAATCAGCCGGTGTGGATCTGGTATGCCGAGGCCTGACTAAGACCTTGCACGACGATGCCAGGGCCCTTGAGATAGGTGGGGTGATCTTTGATGCTATTTACACACAGCTCGCCGAGGGAGGCTGAACCCATTGATCCCAAGCCGCTAAGCGATGAATCCAACCCCCTGGGGGTGCCTAGTGAGGTGTGAGCCTCGTGTCGTGAAGGGAAAATCCATGAGAAAATCAGAAAAGACTGTTATTACCCCGTCTGCCTTGAAGAGGTTGGTGCTTTTCTAATAAGGAAATACTCCTGGGAAAATAGGTGGGAGGAAGGAACAAAAAGCTTGGCCTGCCCTCACGAGGGGATCTGGGCCGGAAATGCAGGGTGGCAAAGTGAGGGGGGCTAGCTTGGCTGCGCTTGGGGGCGAGCTCGCCTTTACGGTTTGAGTGTAGATTGACTCTCTTGGGCCAGCTCGAAGGCAGGGGTGAGGCCGTGTAGACATGTGAGGCTTTCAAGCCATGGGCCCAGTTTGGCCACCCCAAAAGACACCTGCTGGGGCCCATGCCAGGCGACGGCCAAGCCATTGGCAACTACCTGAAAGTCCTACAAAAAGCAAACTACTCCAAGCTTTTTTACCCAAATCAGCTCAAAGCGGTTTTGGGTAAATTTGGATACAAGGGCTCCTATTTTTGCCTGTTTTGCCTTAGAGCCGACTGGGGTGGACCAAAGCCGCATGAGAAATGGCCCGTGCCAAAGGGCCTAAGAAAGAAATTGCCCGGCAAGGGTGGCTGGCTTTCAGAATCGCCCAGGGCAGCATGGCCGTATCCCCTGCTGCGGTCACGTCCCCACTCGAGCGAGGAGCTCCTCTACCAGCTCCCTGATCTTCTCTTTGGCTTCGGCGAGGGCCTCGCGGCCCTTGGGTGTGGCCAGGTAATATCTCCTCAGCTTGCCCTCCACCACCTCGCCGCGGCTTGCCAGGTATCCGTGCTCCTCCAGGCCGTGCAGAATGGGGTAAAGGGTCCCCGGGCTCAAGTTATACCCATGCCGGGCGAGTTCCTCCTTGATGCCCGTGCCATAGATGGGCCCCTCACAGGCGTGATGCAGGATGTGGATGCGCACAAACCCCAAGAAAAAGAACTGCAGCATACGACTCCCGCCGCCGTCTTCTCTACCTTTTCCGGTGACCATCTGGGATTCTCTCATATTAGTCCTCCCATCAATCCCAGGGCAACCAGCAGCAACAGACCTCCAACGATGATTTGCACGGCCCTCATGGTCACCTTCTTCATGAGACGCGTCCCCATGAAGGCCCCTGCGAATGCGGCCAGTGTAGTCAAAGCCACGATTCCTAGACCACCAGCCTCTTTGATCGACTGGAAGTGGTCCAGGAAGAAGGCCACCCCGTATGTTGCAAGACGCGTCACATCCACCACCACCGCGCATACAACACCGGTGGTGATAAAGGCTTCCTTTCCAAGCCCGCACTTCAGAAGCACTGCCGAACGCAACGCCCCCTGATGGCCCGAGAGCCCTCCGAAGAACCCCGAGAGTGCTCCGCCCAATGGGAGGTGCCTTTTATCCAGTCTGATCCGGGCCTCCAGGCTCGGGGCCAGCTCCAGAACAGCAAAGGCGGCGATGAGTGCGCCCAGGACCAGCTTCACAAGGGAGACCTGGAAGGTGCTCCCCGCCAACGTGTAGCTCCCAATCGCAGGGAAGTGCGCCAATGCGGTGAGAAGCCATGCGCCGGCTATTGCCGCCAGTGCTCCAGGAAGGGCGAAGCGAGCCACAACGCCCCAGTCCGCGCGGCGGCCCAGGAGCGCCAGCTTGAATAGGTTGTTGGCCAGGTGTACCACCCCGGTGGCGGCCACGGCCACCTCAACGGGAAAGAAGATGGCGAATGCTGGCATGAGAATGGTGCCCAGGCCAAATCCCGAGAAAAGGGTCAATCCGGATGCTGTCAGGGCCACCAGGGGCAGAAGCAATTGGGATAGGCTTAACATATGCAAGGGACCTTAATAAACGGATATAGATATCGTTTTACAATATCGGTATACGATATTATTTGACCCCTTTTCGACAGTCAAGCCCAGAGTGCCTTTTACTGCAGTGCTCTCTTACACCATCAGTATCTTTTACACTGCCCAAGGGAGAACAGATCCCGTTTCCAGAGGATCAGCCATTTGGGGTCTCTTTTACGATTCAGATTTTTTGTGCCCGGATCCCTGAGTAAACAGCCTTGCAGATTCCAGACACGCCGCCTTTGAGTCCTTGGGGGTTCTTGAAGCCCTCTGTGGCGCGGAGGCTTTCCAGGTAGGAGTCCGCATCCAGGAATGCCGCGGCCTCTTGGGATTCCCCGGTCACGATCTTGAAGAGCCAGCCCCCGCCGTATGGTTCTTGGTTTACCAAGGAGGGCTCCTCTTTGGCCTTGCCATTGTAATTTATCCTGCCCGAGAGCGGCGACTCGATGTACATTATTTTTGCCGTGATGGCAAAGGCCACGCTGGCGCCTTTCTCGACAGCCTCTCCATCCGAGGCCAGCCAGTCCAGTCCGTTGATACCCCCCAACAGGACCAGTGCAGGCTCGCTCAGGCCAAAGGTGAATGCCGAACCATCCCTCATCACCCAAAGACCCTGCTTGCCCTCATATTGACGGTCCTCGGGTATTTGCACGCGTTTTCCGAGGAATTTCTCGATAATGGCCATGGTTTTGTCCCTCCCCGGTTGCATTTTTCCGGTTATCCCAGAGGCCGCCTTGCGGGCAAAGCCACTCACACCAGTGTCTGCCCCAAAGCGCGGCTATATTGTTTCCTGAAGCTTTGGAGAATCTTGGGTAAAAAAACCAAAATACCAAGGGCCCAAGGAAAGGGCCAGCTTCCAGGAGAATAGCTGCCCCCCCCAGCTTCCCTTTGCCCGGATTTCCTTGATGATGCCTACAAAGAAAAAGAAGACAAAGGTTCCTACGATGATTCCTAAGGGATCTCCATGAAGGCCCCAGGACCCTAGAATCCTGCCTGCTCCATGAGCCTTGCCATACGCTCTGTACTAGGCCGGTTCCAGCTGGTGTGAGGCGAGCAACAGCCACGAAAACCACAATGAAGGCCAAGAAGATCCCGGCCTTTGGCCTGGTTTTTCTGGCTGTGTTGCCTGGTCTCATGAGATCACCCTGCGCCAGGCCTCCTGTATCAGGGTGTTTTCTGGAGCATTCTTAACCTTCTGGCTCAGGCTATTTCTTGAAAGATCAAGCCAGCAAGAGCTCCTTCTAGGGCTGCGGTTTGAGAGGGTCTAGATGACGGCATATGGCTTTCTCCAGCTCATCTTGGCCAATGTCTGACCCTTGTATCACCACCTCATCGCCAACCATAATGGCCGGGGCAGCGGGAAGGCCCGACTCCAAGTACTGGGGGCTCTGGTAATGAGCCCTGGGATTGGATCTCAGTTGGATCTCAATGGGGTACTTGACATCCAGCCTGGGGGCCATTTCCTTGAAATGGGTTCACGTTTTGCCACTTGGTTCGTTCAGAAAAAAAACTACCTTTAACATCTCATCCTCCTGTTTCAAGGCTTGCCCATGCAGGGCATTGTGATCCGGTTCAGAAACTGATCTGGCAGGATGTAGTCCAGGAATTTCACATGTATTCTATCCTTCTCAGCTGTGTCAAGAAAAAAACACCCCAATCTCCAACCACACAGGCAAAATTGCCTCTGGTAGAATAAGACACTCCACCTCGGGAACATCTCGAGGCTTAGGCCCATTGCTTGATCTGGCCTGTTGTCCTGGTTTGAGGCTTATTGAGACGGCAAAACAGATGAGCCGCATTCCCCAGGATCCCCATGGATCTTTTCCAGGGCGTGCGGTATGGCCGGGAGCAAAACCAAGAGGTTTTCCCTTACTGCCTTAGGACTTCCTGGGAGGTTCACCACTAAAGTCTTTTTCCTTAAGCCCACTAGGCCCCGAGAGAGCATGGCATGGGGTGTCTTGGACATGGAGGCCGAGCGCATGGCCTCTGCCATGCCAGGTATTTCCTTTTCCAGCAAAGGCCTTGTGGCCTCCGGTGTCACATCTCTTGGATGAACTCCGGTGCCACCTGTCGTGATGATCAGGTCCACTTCCTCTGTGTCAGCCCACTCTATTATGGCCTTCTGGATTTCAAACACCTCGTCCGGGACCACCCGGTAATGCTCAAGCCTTGCACCCAGAGGCTCAAGGAGTTCCCTTATGGCCGGAGCGCTCAGGTCCTCTCTGATGCCTGCAGCCCCACGGTCGCTGACCGTCAGAACCGCATATCTAAAAGAGCTCATCCGGGCCTCTCTTTTTCCACCTGGATCAGGTCTCCGGCCTTGACCACTCCGCCCCTTATCACCCTGGCG
Coding sequences within:
- a CDS encoding metallophosphoesterase family protein, which translates into the protein MRIGVISDSHLKVVHEDFMYGLRKAFHGVDLIFHCGDWVSRAVLEAMVGQGWEVIGVAGNMDPPEVYCEVPVKRELELEQRRIGLLHGWGAPEGIEKRVIAAFPGVELIVFGHTHRPLWTRLGDVWLFNPGSAAGWGNPQGPTVGILDVGEEIRASIVPLRGEAQ
- a CDS encoding HIT domain-containing protein, which gives rise to MSQPRETSGKILWAPWRACYVQEKKRGGCVFCQALEEVQESESLVLRVARRVFVMMNRYPYAHGHLLVSPLRHVPDLEGLTSEEAADLMEETRLATRVLTRVLNPEGFNVGINLGKVAGAGYAGHLHVHVVPRWNGDLNFMPILADVRVISEHLQDTYFKLKREFTNLGKEDPK
- a CDS encoding lipopolysaccharide assembly protein LapA domain-containing protein, with amino-acid sequence MMRVLRSVLLVVLIGLMLVFVLQNSSELVRPVEIKLDLFIKDLSPGPIPQYGLVLGALLAGVLIGGIWGLLQQLGLRSRLREAKKLLKERESELDSLRNLPVVETSSLPVGSQPGTGLGK
- a CDS encoding tetratricopeptide repeat protein, encoding MILELLIGIAGLLVGLGLGRLGLGRSMRSSGEQLAQEGLAYIRGVNFLLAKQPEQAIAEFVKAVKLNSETVEAYLALGNLFRSQGDAARAARVHQSITCRPGLPQRVLVQALYELGQDYKACGLLEKAKTALEEALGKDPKMLQGWLLLQEVQSELGQWEEALKSQEKISKLQKKDDSSAVAHLWAELGKAQLGKGDRKAARSSLKKAISTNELCLEAYLYLGDLYAEEGADPKAVAMWRRILDLAPEFTFLAYDRLEHAFFRMGQVSGLEMLLRNQKDTDPFSRLYLARHLRKKGELKEATHILESLIQEKPNWSKARRELIQIYVDQGLQEQALEECKTLAFCWESEGPGFKCSQCGHQSHELSWRCPGCKRWDTLRPQEESDWHVREQDSALSGSSVPSGREPRQVGQKPENVRVGC
- a CDS encoding Mut7-C RNAse domain-containing protein encodes the protein MARNLRMFGLDAELLDSSLSTLVTVAMEQGRCLITRRGKSNHSKSWPVPVMEILDESPEAQLIQVLKSLPQPVPKSRWFRRCLLCNTRLKDISREEAAFRVPDHVALSHVDFKNCTACGRIYWPGTHRENMLKNMQRWCLEAWGVVPQD
- a CDS encoding HDIG domain-containing metalloprotein translates to MIYNIQDRDIDLLRRAGVSDEDIEHSVRVARKALEIAERTGVPMDMELVGRGALFHDLGKARSHQIDHGKIGAQIGESLGLPVTVKDIMEKHIRGGLTEEEARELGLPVKDYTPRAIEERIVIYADRLVDIITDRIVEMRSEKEAEEGFEEILEKYPKYGKNEKTLKRYLAYHREIQQLMRNAAELDPDVKPQD
- the chrA gene encoding chromate efflux transporter encodes the protein MKDLAENRAEERKNGQQEKIPHPSFAQAVRFWLKLGFINFGGPTGQIAIMHQELVEKRRWVSEGRFLNALNYCMLLPGPEAQQLAAYIGWLLHGIRGGIIAGSFFIIPSMFILFGLSYLYVLHGNVPGIAAIFAGLKPAVMAVVLAAVIRIGKKTLKNPIMFSLAALSFAGIFLLKLPFPAIVLGAGLVGLLGGILLPTRFQIMRQHTAVDSEQGVVQICQDPLACHINPSRNRGLLLLVSFGALWALPMLILAKLESMPVLKDVGLFFTQAAFLTFGGAYAVLAYLAQKAVEHYGWLTGLQMMDGLGLAETTPGPLIMVVQFVGFLAGWNMPGSFSPVAAAVFSSLAATYFTFLPSFFFIFMGAPYMERLRGNPRLTSILSSITAAVVGVVLNLAVWFGMHVLLPPEGGLNWFGTVVGLATFLAIQWAGLGIVMAILCSGGLGLAAYLTGVISI
- a CDS encoding MFS transporter translates to MDLWRAIIGLSAVGFLARFSYALARTPVLPLFALHLGAGPEAIGMVVGISTITGIFFKLPSGALSDLIGRRSTMIAGLLVFAVMPFTYLLVQDYTPLLIVRFFHGFATAVYGPVSMAVIADVAGTRRGEMLSWFSSLTITGNLMGAPVGGLLLYGLASSGAPGIEEFHAVYLLSGVLGVGSLLLGLKFLKGEDAARGGGSLRSHVRRFSSGIREVISDRRVLLASSMEGLQNMSMGALEAFLPVYAVTVAGLNEFQAGLLWGIQVLATILSKPLMGKTSDKYGRKPVIVLGMILCASSLACIPMLMSFPNLLLAAVVFGLGEAFVTSSAAALVADLCKEKHLGTAMGTFGTIFDIGHASGPIVAGVLIAPWGYGVCFTIISALLLGAIPVFLLGMKAKKREGLLKLLSERKRP